One window of Methanospirillum lacunae genomic DNA carries:
- a CDS encoding type 1 glutamine amidotransferase has protein sequence MIAILDCTRQDLSLLKREFVSPIIIITQIAGFRTIVLPLATLKRPSNLKGIILTGTSLMDDHYLTIGLPEWVLEWAGPVLGICAGMQLITIASGGRLIPSEAIGMTEIRCVNGDQLLDGKEQFTGWELHRSGVEISGNVTVLARSEAGIQMIRTNDRPWYGVLFHPEVRNEWIITNFLNICSKQEQYLDPV, from the coding sequence ATGATCGCGATCCTTGACTGTACTAGGCAGGATCTTTCCCTGCTTAAGCGTGAATTTGTAAGCCCGATTATAATCATAACACAGATCGCCGGATTTAGAACTATTGTTCTCCCGCTAGCTACACTCAAGAGACCTAGTAACCTAAAGGGGATTATCCTAACAGGTACTTCACTGATGGATGACCATTACCTCACCATAGGACTCCCTGAATGGGTATTGGAATGGGCCGGCCCTGTACTCGGAATTTGTGCAGGGATGCAATTGATTACAATAGCCAGTGGGGGAAGGCTCATCCCGTCAGAGGCGATAGGAATGACAGAGATAAGATGTGTAAACGGAGATCAGCTCCTTGATGGAAAAGAACAGTTCACCGGGTGGGAACTACACCGCTCAGGTGTTGAAATATCAGGGAATGTAACTGTCCTCGCCAGGTCTGAAGCAGGGATACAGATGATACGAACCAACGACCGTCCTTGGTACGGTGTTCTATTCCATCCAGAAGTCAGGAATGAATGGATTATCACAAACTTTCTGAACATTTGCAGCAAACAAGAACAATATCTAGATCCTGTTTAA
- a CDS encoding diphthine--ammonia ligase, translating into MRLAVLLSGGKDSLYSCWKAMQTDEVVCLVTILSKNTDSYMFHTPNIELTRLQAEAAEIPLIEYQTDGQEEVELDDLKASLQEAVNRFDINGIVSGAIQSVYQAARVQRICLDLGLWSFNPLWLCNQEEYLQELIDNQFEIYIAGVFSAPFDETWLGRRMDPRFVTRLMSIRDRYGISLTGEGGEYESFVCDAPFFKRRIVITGSEIIYKNHNGRFLITGAELEVK; encoded by the coding sequence ATGAGACTGGCAGTTCTTCTTTCAGGAGGGAAGGATTCATTATACTCATGCTGGAAAGCAATGCAAACTGATGAAGTAGTCTGTCTTGTTACGATTCTATCAAAGAACACTGACAGTTACATGTTTCATACCCCAAACATCGAACTGACTCGTCTCCAGGCAGAAGCAGCAGAAATTCCATTGATCGAATATCAGACAGATGGTCAGGAAGAAGTCGAACTTGATGATCTCAAGGCTTCACTTCAGGAGGCTGTAAACCGATTTGATATTAATGGAATTGTTTCGGGTGCTATTCAATCGGTGTACCAGGCTGCACGTGTTCAGCGTATTTGTCTCGATTTGGGACTCTGGTCATTCAATCCACTCTGGCTCTGCAATCAGGAAGAATACCTGCAGGAATTGATAGATAACCAATTTGAGATATATATTGCAGGAGTTTTCTCAGCACCATTTGATGAAACCTGGCTAGGTAGAAGGATGGACCCAAGATTTGTAACCCGGCTGATGTCAATCAGGGATAGATATGGTATCTCACTCACAGGTGAAGGGGGAGAATACGAAAGCTTTGTCTGTGATGCCCCCTTCTTCAAACGGCGTATCGTTATAACAGGATCAGAGATTATTTATAAAAACCATAACGGAAGATTCCTGATTACTGGAGCTGAGTTAGAGGTTAAATGA
- a CDS encoding GNAT family N-acetyltransferase — translation MIDNYPILKTTRLVLRKFLYEEACIVKELAGSEEVAHGCINIPHPYMPGLAEIWIASHEIWYSEGSQVVFAVTRKEDGWIIGAVGLTLEPEHARAELGYWIGFPFWNHGYATEAAEAVITYAFDELLLHRITASHFVRNLASGRVLEKLGMKKEGLLREHLLKDGIREDVIIRGILRSDGRSFSEEIRANYSGERT, via the coding sequence ATGATAGATAACTATCCAATCCTAAAGACCACCAGGCTTGTACTAAGGAAATTTCTTTATGAAGAGGCATGTATCGTAAAGGAACTTGCCGGGTCAGAAGAGGTTGCCCACGGCTGTATTAATATTCCTCACCCTTATATGCCCGGTTTGGCAGAGATCTGGATAGCCTCCCATGAGATATGGTACTCTGAGGGATCACAGGTGGTTTTTGCAGTAACACGGAAAGAAGATGGATGGATAATCGGTGCGGTTGGACTCACGCTTGAGCCCGAACATGCCCGTGCCGAGCTTGGATACTGGATAGGATTCCCATTCTGGAACCATGGATATGCAACCGAAGCAGCAGAAGCGGTCATTACATACGCATTTGATGAGTTACTTCTGCACCGGATAACCGCATCACATTTTGTACGAAACCTGGCATCTGGCAGAGTACTGGAGAAACTCGGAATGAAAAAAGAAGGGCTACTCAGAGAGCATCTTCTGAAAGATGGAATCAGAGAGGATGTGATTATCAGAGGTATACTCAGAAGTGATGGGAGATCCTTTTCTGAAGAGATAAGAGCCAACTATTCAGGAGAAAGGACATGA
- a CDS encoding TraB/GumN family protein, whose protein sequence is MGEIRIIGTAHVSQKSVDEVVEAIGEWNPDVVAIELDQGRYNGLKQQQQNPDIEEILQAKNFNQLLIQWVLAYIQRKIGMDVGVEPGAEMKAAIKETEEKGIELALIDRDIRVTLHRFWASMSILEKLKMFYALAGSLVVADDASDMIDIEELKKEDFVTVAMDEFHKFSPRGAYALISERDAYMSYHLIRLGQTHERVLAVVGAGHRKGIEGFLKEPNSLPPMANLVETIKTRPWGKIFATAVMIVFALIILAIVFSGVGTDVLILALMYWVVIHGIPTMACTLLAGGHPLSAITGFLVSPISALHPLIAAGWFSAIVEAKIRKPRPSDVKKIFSAESFAEMRKIPLFKVVLVAALANVGSSIGTFAYFIFIFPILGIDPGVLLSTGFENMTHAITNLFA, encoded by the coding sequence ATGGGTGAGATCAGGATTATTGGGACAGCACATGTCTCGCAGAAGAGTGTCGACGAAGTAGTCGAAGCAATCGGGGAGTGGAACCCGGACGTAGTTGCTATTGAACTGGATCAGGGCAGATACAACGGCCTGAAACAACAACAACAGAACCCAGATATCGAAGAGATTCTACAGGCAAAAAACTTTAATCAACTCCTTATTCAATGGGTTCTGGCATACATCCAGCGAAAAATTGGAATGGATGTGGGTGTTGAGCCCGGCGCTGAGATGAAAGCGGCCATCAAAGAGACAGAAGAAAAGGGAATTGAACTTGCCCTGATTGATCGGGATATCAGGGTGACCCTTCACCGGTTCTGGGCTTCCATGTCAATCCTGGAAAAACTGAAGATGTTTTATGCCCTTGCAGGGTCGCTTGTGGTGGCTGACGATGCAAGTGACATGATAGACATAGAAGAACTTAAAAAAGAGGACTTTGTCACAGTAGCAATGGATGAATTCCACAAATTCTCTCCCAGGGGAGCATACGCTTTAATTTCAGAGCGTGATGCGTACATGTCTTATCATCTGATCAGACTTGGACAAACTCATGAACGGGTTCTTGCTGTTGTAGGTGCTGGTCACAGAAAAGGCATTGAAGGATTTCTTAAAGAACCAAACTCTCTTCCACCAATGGCTAATTTGGTAGAGACTATAAAAACACGGCCATGGGGGAAGATATTTGCAACTGCTGTTATGATCGTCTTCGCCCTGATCATCCTGGCCATTGTTTTCTCAGGAGTCGGGACTGATGTGCTCATTCTTGCACTTATGTACTGGGTTGTCATTCATGGAATCCCCACAATGGCATGCACTCTTCTCGCAGGTGGGCATCCCCTCTCAGCTATAACCGGATTTCTCGTCTCACCAATTTCTGCACTACATCCACTTATCGCAGCAGGATGGTTCTCAGCAATTGTTGAAGCAAAAATCAGAAAACCACGACCATCAGATGTGAAGAAGATCTTCTCAGCCGAGTCATTTGCGGAGATGCGAAAGATTCCACTCTTTAAGGTGGTGCTTGTCGCAGCACTTGCAAATGTCGGGAGCAGTATCGGTACATTTGCATACTTTATTTTCATCTTCCCGATCCTTGGGATTGATCCAGGCGTCCTTCTATCGACCGGTTTTGAAAATATGACTCATGCAATCACAAATCTGTTCGCATGA
- a CDS encoding YkgJ family cysteine cluster protein, giving the protein MNRISDQNISIEIRKTPFTCMRCGACCREIEPGSNLVLVSPAEVRVIMAATSLTFDEIAEPYPDFIHEGKRRYTLGWAIRRDGNRCKFLGEHGCLIYQSRPWICRTYPFMIDNENLMVSPCSGIGTGTDVMDPEIVNRFVQDLIDRQQAEKAEEEHIAEVLTREQIPAGKLVVIDGEGMRIMNG; this is encoded by the coding sequence TTGAACAGAATTTCTGACCAGAACATATCCATAGAGATCAGAAAAACCCCTTTCACCTGTATGAGGTGCGGTGCATGTTGCAGGGAAATTGAACCGGGATCTAACCTTGTCCTGGTAAGTCCGGCAGAAGTCAGGGTGATTATGGCTGCCACATCACTCACCTTTGATGAGATTGCTGAACCCTATCCGGATTTTATTCACGAAGGGAAGCGTAGATATACCCTTGGATGGGCGATCCGAAGGGATGGCAACAGATGCAAATTTCTTGGAGAACATGGTTGTTTAATTTACCAATCCCGCCCCTGGATATGCCGGACTTATCCATTTATGATAGATAATGAAAATCTGATGGTATCTCCCTGTAGTGGAATCGGGACTGGTACAGATGTAATGGATCCTGAGATAGTGAACAGATTCGTACAAGATTTAATAGACCGGCAACAAGCAGAGAAAGCCGAAGAAGAGCATATTGCGGAAGTTTTAACCCGAGAGCAGATCCCGGCCGGAAAACTGGTGGTCATCGACGGTGAAGGTATGAGGATTATGAATGGGTGA
- a CDS encoding GMP synthase subunit A — protein sequence MLPIAVVNNYGQFNHLISRALRDLDIESVLIPNTTPPEEISSRFRGLILGGGPEISRAGRSAEYLDLQIPVLGICLGLHIIATKFGGEVKPGRMGGYGAVTLSVIDQDQILQGYPESMQVWASHADEVVKAPPGFIRLATSDICGNEALRHQDLPIFGVQWHPEVSHTFEGYRIFENFEKICQG from the coding sequence ATGCTCCCCATCGCTGTGGTCAATAATTATGGTCAATTTAACCATCTTATCTCAAGGGCCCTTCGAGATCTTGATATTGAATCAGTCTTGATTCCAAATACCACCCCTCCAGAGGAGATCTCATCAAGATTTCGTGGACTAATACTTGGTGGAGGGCCCGAGATCAGTCGTGCAGGTAGGTCTGCTGAATATCTAGACCTGCAAATACCGGTGCTTGGAATATGTCTCGGGCTTCATATCATCGCTACAAAATTTGGAGGAGAAGTGAAACCCGGACGCATGGGAGGGTATGGTGCAGTCACACTTTCAGTAATTGATCAGGATCAGATCCTTCAAGGCTATCCTGAATCTATGCAGGTATGGGCATCCCATGCTGATGAGGTAGTCAAAGCACCGCCCGGATTTATCAGACTTGCAACGTCTGATATCTGCGGAAATGAGGCACTGAGACATCAGGATCTTCCCATTTTTGGTGTCCAGTGGCATCCAGAGGTAAGTCATACATTTGAAGGTTACCGAATTTTTGAGAATTTTGAAAAAATTTGCCAGGGTTGA
- the cobT gene encoding nicotinate mononucleotide-dependent phosphoribosyltransferase CobT: MTLLSRSHNHIPKSPLFCGVLANTLLSTVPGLSGAGPDPQGSLMVPNLDAELIIQGKITSCNITPNTGTGCPTPASITRSMAELAGFPVLFINAGLMHRPTVPCLDFYSQPGQDPRVTAAVPDAKRLYTQGQWAGSLLSKTCDTLVIGECVPGGTTTALCVLRAGGYQAHVSSAAVKSPKKLKEEIVATVLGRIETSGEKSPLQLITEAGDPMMAVVTGIASTYSGKLYLAGGTQMLAVASIIKELGISVPDVVTTIYVQDDKDANCIEIAAQIGAPLTIVNPDFGSIGHSGLVRYCIGEVKEGMGAGGAIFLAHLLGYQLPEIKEAILKFVTTYCPSKPL, from the coding sequence ATGACACTTCTCTCCAGATCACATAACCACATCCCAAAATCACCCCTTTTTTGTGGTGTTCTTGCAAATACTCTCTTATCAACTGTACCGGGCCTTTCAGGTGCCGGTCCAGACCCACAGGGATCCCTCATGGTCCCAAATCTGGATGCAGAACTGATCATACAGGGAAAGATAACGAGCTGTAATATAACCCCCAACACGGGAACTGGATGCCCAACCCCTGCTTCCATAACCAGATCAATGGCAGAACTCGCTGGGTTTCCAGTCCTATTCATAAATGCTGGCCTTATGCACAGGCCTACTGTTCCCTGCCTTGACTTCTATTCACAACCAGGACAGGATCCCAGAGTCACAGCCGCAGTTCCAGATGCAAAGCGACTATATACACAGGGTCAATGGGCTGGATCACTTCTCTCAAAAACCTGTGATACATTAGTGATAGGAGAATGTGTCCCGGGAGGAACCACAACAGCGCTCTGTGTACTTCGTGCAGGGGGGTATCAGGCCCATGTCAGCAGTGCTGCAGTAAAGAGCCCTAAGAAACTCAAAGAAGAGATCGTCGCAACAGTTCTAGGAAGAATTGAAACATCTGGGGAAAAAAGTCCTCTTCAACTAATCACAGAAGCAGGTGATCCGATGATGGCAGTTGTTACTGGTATAGCCAGTACATATTCAGGTAAACTCTATCTTGCAGGGGGAACACAAATGCTTGCAGTGGCTTCAATTATAAAAGAACTGGGAATATCTGTTCCAGATGTGGTTACGACAATCTATGTACAAGATGATAAAGATGCAAATTGCATAGAGATTGCTGCACAAATCGGGGCACCACTCACTATAGTAAACCCTGATTTCGGATCTATTGGTCATTCAGGTCTTGTCCGATATTGTATTGGAGAAGTAAAAGAAGGGATGGGAGCAGGAGGAGCGATCTTTCTTGCCCATCTTTTGGGCTACCAGCTTCCAGAGATCAAAGAGGCTATCCTTAAGTTTGTCACAACATACTGCCCCTCAAAACCTTTGTAG
- the cobS gene encoding adenosylcobinamide-GDP ribazoletransferase: MNLLHPFIALLQFTTVLPLGKMAPFESFSRNVWIYPLAGYVTGGIAGAVLFILSAPPLVSAGVGLAVLLLITGCNHLDGLLDFGDGLMAHGSREIRIRALTDRTIGTGGIALGLMVTLLSWGSLASIHQAYIAILLAEVGGKFGMAVMTIFGRPFHDGLHAMLHKYTSPWFAILSTFLLLPLLLLPVSIISIGLAFTVMVAIPAALIILANRIFGGVNGDVTGAAGEITRAGVLVIFACSAVVPAPSVLGFLF, from the coding sequence ATGAATCTCCTGCATCCTTTTATCGCCCTGCTTCAGTTTACTACTGTTCTCCCTCTTGGAAAAATGGCTCCTTTTGAATCATTTTCCCGGAATGTCTGGATCTACCCGCTTGCCGGGTATGTAACTGGTGGGATTGCAGGTGCAGTTCTCTTCATCTTATCCGCTCCTCCTCTTGTTTCAGCAGGTGTCGGATTAGCTGTTCTACTCTTAATCACTGGCTGCAACCATCTGGATGGACTTCTTGATTTTGGCGACGGTCTTATGGCTCATGGCAGCCGCGAGATCAGGATACGGGCACTCACTGATCGGACGATAGGTACCGGAGGAATAGCCCTTGGGCTAATGGTCACCCTGCTCTCCTGGGGATCCCTTGCATCTATCCATCAGGCATATATTGCAATTCTTCTAGCTGAGGTTGGAGGAAAGTTTGGTATGGCTGTTATGACAATTTTTGGCAGACCGTTTCATGATGGACTTCATGCAATGCTTCACAAGTATACTTCTCCTTGGTTTGCCATACTCTCAACCTTTCTTCTTCTCCCGCTTTTGCTCCTCCCCGTTTCAATCATATCCATAGGTCTTGCATTTACGGTGATGGTGGCAATCCCGGCTGCACTTATTATCCTTGCAAACCGGATTTTTGGCGGAGTCAATGGAGATGTTACTGGTGCGGCTGGAGAGATAACGCGTGCAGGTGTTCTGGTGATTTTTGCATGTTCTGCTGTAGTGCCCGCACCATCAGTCCTTGGATTCTTATTTTGA
- the tuf gene encoding translation elongation factor EF-1 subunit alpha: MAAEKPHINLAVIGHIDHGKSTTVGRLMYEAGAVPAHIIEQYKKEAESKGKGSFAFAWVMDNLKEERERGITIDIAHKRFDTDKYYFTVVDCPGHRDFVKNMITGASQADAAIIIVAAPDGVMEQTKEHVFLAKTLGIKQLIIGINKMDASNYDEARFNQVKTDVGNLLKMVGTNPDAVKFIPISAFEGDNITKISDKMPWYKGKTLFALLDELEVPEKPTDKPLRIPIQDAYSISGIGTVPVGRVETGILKKGMNVVFMPANKGGECKSIEMHHEEQPQALPGDNIGFNVRGIGKDDVRRGDVCGAADVPPAVAEEFSAQIVVLQHPSAITAGYTPVFHCHTAQVACTFIELVKKLDPRTGQTSEENPTFLKAGDAAVIKCKPTKPFCVESAKEFPQLGRFAIRDMGQTIAAGMCIEVVKKQFR; encoded by the coding sequence ATGGCAGCTGAGAAGCCACACATTAACCTCGCGGTCATCGGCCACATTGACCACGGCAAATCTACTACCGTCGGACGTCTTATGTATGAAGCAGGAGCAGTTCCTGCACATATTATTGAGCAGTACAAGAAAGAAGCAGAATCAAAGGGTAAGGGTTCCTTTGCATTTGCATGGGTTATGGACAACCTCAAGGAAGAGCGTGAGCGTGGTATCACCATCGATATTGCTCACAAGAGGTTCGACACTGATAAGTACTACTTTACTGTCGTGGATTGTCCCGGACACCGTGATTTCGTCAAGAACATGATCACCGGTGCATCACAGGCTGATGCAGCAATCATCATCGTTGCAGCACCTGATGGTGTAATGGAACAGACCAAGGAGCACGTATTCCTTGCAAAGACCCTTGGTATCAAGCAGCTCATCATTGGTATCAACAAGATGGATGCATCCAACTACGATGAGGCACGGTTCAACCAGGTTAAGACTGATGTTGGTAACCTCCTTAAGATGGTCGGAACCAACCCTGATGCTGTAAAGTTCATCCCAATCAGCGCATTCGAGGGTGACAACATCACCAAGATCAGCGACAAGATGCCCTGGTACAAGGGGAAGACACTCTTTGCACTCCTTGATGAACTTGAAGTTCCAGAGAAACCAACCGACAAGCCACTTCGTATTCCAATTCAGGATGCATACTCAATCTCCGGTATCGGAACTGTCCCTGTCGGCCGTGTTGAAACAGGTATCCTTAAGAAGGGTATGAACGTTGTTTTCATGCCAGCCAACAAGGGTGGGGAATGTAAGTCTATTGAGATGCACCATGAAGAGCAGCCACAGGCACTGCCCGGTGACAACATTGGGTTCAACGTTCGTGGTATCGGTAAGGACGATGTCCGCCGTGGTGATGTATGTGGTGCCGCTGATGTTCCACCAGCAGTTGCAGAAGAATTCTCTGCACAGATTGTGGTTCTTCAGCACCCAAGTGCAATCACCGCAGGATATACTCCGGTGTTCCACTGCCACACTGCACAGGTAGCATGCACCTTCATTGAGCTCGTCAAAAAGCTCGACCCACGGACTGGTCAGACCTCTGAGGAGAATCCGACCTTCCTGAAGGCAGGAGATGCAGCAGTTATCAAGTGCAAACCAACCAAACCCTTCTGCGTAGAAAGCGCAAAAGAATTCCCCCAGCTCGGTCGCTTTGCCATACGTGATATGGGTCAGACCATTGCAGCCGGAATGTGTATTGAAGTAGTCAAGAAACAATTCCGCTAA
- the rpsJ gene encoding 30S ribosomal protein S10, with amino-acid sequence MQKARIRLTGTDYQKVEEVCDKIREIAERTGVNLAGPIPLPTRKLVVPIRKSPDGEGTATWDRWQMRVHKRLIDIDADERALRQLMRTQVPKDIGIEIVLES; translated from the coding sequence ATGCAGAAAGCCCGTATCCGGCTCACCGGAACAGATTATCAGAAAGTCGAAGAGGTATGCGACAAGATTCGTGAGATCGCAGAACGCACAGGCGTAAACCTCGCAGGACCAATTCCGCTCCCTACCAGAAAACTCGTTGTTCCAATCCGGAAGAGCCCGGATGGCGAAGGTACCGCAACTTGGGACCGCTGGCAGATGCGTGTACACAAGCGCCTCATTGATATCGATGCAGATGAGCGTGCTCTGCGACAGCTGATGCGCACCCAGGTGCCAAAAGATATCGGTATCGAGATTGTTCTCGAGAGCTGA
- a CDS encoding flippase activity-associated protein Agl23: MCTCSLKDRLSLSPTRIFILIFLVGLLVRIILPEIKLLHHDEAIHAWFTYDLITKGTYLYDPMYHGPLLYYITGAAFLLFKDSDIIVRFLPGLFGAAIIPFFWILYREGWIKRNHALVGALFFAISPCMVYFSRFLRHDIFQLFFTVALLVFLLMYFDKGRWQHAVGAAICAACGLCLKEDMPFTLLIFGLFFMFMLCNGRIALPCTWRRDLISSLLIMVAIGATCYTTFFIHPEMFIQAPFKAIEHWMGINGQCRLCGGPYWYLLILGLYEVPIALLAGVAVWQYGIRERGFSEIKTGIASYLTYLQKKSGLFKPYVGIGDRSRFIFLFALYWTVLSMIFYAYVGEKVPWLIIHQLFPIILLASYDIRSRVKFIAVTIACIFLFVMMVHVCYTPTDINEPIVQVQNSEDIREVMKLIDDSNSVVIATDNYWPLPWYYRGDKWDKISFYGQKVDPSVFESKHPDLVITHDTESYPTLPGYEKRQYKLSYWFSWFDNKDRIPEYYLFRDGKMGSINLDVFVKEKPNLGIAQ; this comes from the coding sequence ATGTGCACATGCAGTCTGAAAGATCGTCTTTCTCTCTCTCCGACTAGGATATTTATTCTCATATTCCTTGTGGGACTCCTCGTCCGGATTATATTACCTGAAATCAAACTTCTTCATCATGATGAAGCGATCCACGCCTGGTTTACCTATGATCTGATTACCAAGGGTACCTATTTGTATGACCCGATGTATCATGGTCCGCTTCTCTACTATATTACTGGAGCAGCATTTCTGCTTTTCAAGGATTCCGATATTATTGTCAGATTTCTTCCCGGGCTTTTTGGAGCAGCGATCATTCCATTTTTCTGGATTTTATATCGGGAAGGATGGATAAAACGCAACCATGCCCTGGTCGGAGCATTATTCTTTGCAATATCTCCGTGTATGGTCTACTTTTCCCGTTTCCTTAGGCATGACATTTTTCAACTCTTCTTTACAGTGGCCTTGCTTGTTTTTCTCCTCATGTACTTTGACAAAGGGCGATGGCAACATGCAGTCGGTGCAGCAATATGTGCTGCATGTGGTCTCTGTTTAAAAGAGGATATGCCCTTTACACTTCTGATATTTGGTTTATTTTTCATGTTCATGCTCTGTAATGGGCGAATTGCCCTGCCATGCACATGGAGACGCGATCTCATTTCAAGCCTTTTGATCATGGTCGCAATCGGTGCGACTTGTTATACTACTTTTTTTATTCATCCAGAAATGTTTATTCAGGCTCCTTTCAAGGCAATTGAACACTGGATGGGAATCAATGGTCAATGCCGTCTTTGCGGAGGTCCATATTGGTATCTTCTTATTCTGGGTTTATACGAGGTTCCAATTGCTCTTCTTGCCGGCGTTGCAGTCTGGCAGTACGGTATCCGCGAGAGAGGGTTTTCAGAAATAAAAACCGGAATTGCCTCTTATCTGACATACCTGCAGAAGAAAAGTGGCTTATTTAAACCTTATGTGGGCATTGGAGATCGTTCCCGGTTTATTTTCCTTTTTGCCTTATATTGGACTGTTCTGTCTATGATTTTTTACGCGTATGTAGGTGAGAAAGTTCCCTGGCTTATTATACACCAACTCTTTCCGATTATCCTGCTTGCATCCTATGATATCCGATCCCGGGTTAAGTTCATCGCAGTTACTATTGCCTGTATCTTCCTGTTTGTGATGATGGTTCATGTTTGTTACACACCAACTGACATTAACGAACCGATTGTACAGGTACAAAATAGTGAGGATATACGAGAGGTCATGAAACTTATCGATGATTCAAATTCTGTAGTTATCGCTACCGATAATTACTGGCCTCTACCCTGGTATTACCGCGGGGATAAATGGGACAAAATTTCATTCTATGGACAGAAAGTAGATCCCTCTGTCTTTGAATCAAAGCATCCAGATCTTGTAATCACTCACGACACTGAAAGTTATCCTACTCTCCCGGGTTATGAGAAAAGGCAGTATAAACTCAGTTACTGGTTCTCCTGGTTTGATAACAAGGATCGGATCCCTGAATACTATCTTTTTAGAGATGGGAAGATGGGAAGCATCAATCTTGATGTCTTTGTAAAAGAAAAACCGAATCTGGGTATTGCTCAATAA
- a CDS encoding tubulin/FtsZ family protein translates to MKVFFIGFGQAGGKIVDKFIEFDQRASGGSFRAIAVNTARTDLMGLQNLDFEDRVLIGQTTVKGHGVGTDNDTGAQITFDEIDIVMNAIDRKGIGETEAFIIVAGLGGGTGSGGAPVLARHLKKIYTEPVYVLAILPAPEEGRLYSYNAARSLATLVKEADNVILFDNSAWKNEGESIKGAFDRLNEEIVRRFGLLFRAGEVGSLGHVGEMVVDSSEIINTLKGGGISSVGYAISEVGGQTPEPEVGLLGRMLRRNQVEERRPEDKLMGEDRTSRVLSLVRRAMLGRLTLPCEYSTASRALVLVAGPPDELDRKGIEKAKSWVEENIAGVEVRGGDFPAQSRFVAAVVLLASIADAPRVTNLLEIAKETKATSERIDVENKIKLDESIEPLFE, encoded by the coding sequence ATGAAAGTATTCTTTATAGGATTCGGTCAGGCAGGAGGCAAAATCGTTGACAAGTTCATCGAATTTGACCAAAGAGCATCGGGAGGAAGTTTCCGTGCTATTGCAGTCAATACCGCCCGCACTGATCTCATGGGACTTCAGAACCTCGATTTCGAAGATCGGGTTCTAATTGGTCAGACTACAGTAAAAGGGCATGGAGTAGGAACAGATAACGACACCGGAGCCCAGATAACCTTTGATGAGATCGATATCGTTATGAACGCTATCGATCGCAAAGGGATCGGTGAGACAGAAGCGTTCATTATTGTGGCAGGACTAGGAGGTGGAACCGGATCCGGAGGTGCCCCTGTTCTTGCCCGGCACCTCAAAAAAATCTATACAGAACCGGTCTATGTACTTGCAATTCTTCCTGCCCCTGAAGAAGGAAGGCTATATTCATACAATGCGGCACGAAGCCTTGCCACACTGGTTAAAGAAGCAGATAATGTAATTCTCTTTGACAACAGTGCGTGGAAAAATGAAGGCGAAAGTATTAAAGGAGCTTTTGACAGGCTTAACGAAGAAATTGTCCGTAGGTTTGGCCTTCTCTTCAGGGCTGGTGAAGTTGGATCACTGGGCCATGTAGGAGAAATGGTAGTTGACTCGAGTGAAATAATCAATACACTCAAAGGCGGGGGCATTAGTTCGGTCGGGTATGCCATCAGTGAAGTTGGAGGGCAAACTCCTGAACCTGAAGTAGGACTTCTAGGACGGATGCTACGACGGAATCAAGTAGAAGAGCGCCGCCCAGAAGATAAATTGATGGGAGAAGACCGGACTTCGCGTGTTCTTTCTCTTGTCCGAAGGGCAATGCTCGGACGGCTTACTCTCCCCTGCGAGTACTCCACGGCAAGTCGTGCCCTTGTGTTGGTAGCCGGGCCACCAGATGAACTAGATCGAAAGGGGATCGAAAAAGCTAAGAGTTGGGTTGAGGAAAACATTGCAGGTGTTGAAGTGAGAGGTGGAGACTTCCCTGCACAGAGCAGGTTTGTTGCCGCAGTTGTTCTTCTCGCATCAATTGCAGACGCACCACGGGTCACAAATCTTCTCGAGATTGCCAAGGAGACAAAGGCAACCTCAGAACGAATTGATGTTGAGAACAAGATAAAACTCGATGAGAGTATTGAACCATTGTTTGAATGA